In Drechmeria coniospora strain ARSEF 6962 chromosome 03, whole genome shotgun sequence, the DNA window CCTGTACCCGGCAGCCAGGAACGGTAACCGGACTGTCGTTGTAGCGTATACGGACGTAGTAACCCTCCAGCGACTGCTTCTCGGAGTTTGTCAGGTCGGCGGTAGTTTTGCGGCCGATGCCAGGCGAACGCATGccgacacggccgaggaaggctGGCCAACGCGAGGGCGACCCTGGCGTGGATCCATCGGCGCTGCTGAAGAGTTCGAAAGCGATGTGGCTGGTAAAAGGCGGCCAGGCGTCGGTCTCAAAGGCGCCGAGGCTCGCGAGCGTCGCAGCGAGTGTGGTGTCGTGGCACCCGTTGAGGGAGAAGCGGGGGGTCATGGCGTTCCGGCGGAGATTGCCCATCCCTTCGAGCCgttcgtcgacgatgccttgCTCTGCGCTGCCGACCATGCGAgagacgacgtcgccaagcaatgcgccgatgccgagcatCCTGTATTCCCGACTCTCCTTGTAGCCGGCAAACCACTCTTCGACGGCAATCTTGCCAAGGGCATGCTCGACTTTGGGATCGTAGAACTCGGCAGGAAGCTTGGTTTGCGGCCCGTGAGCTTTCGTAGCGCTGATGGTGTCCAAGATGCCACTGAGACGCGggcgggcgtcgacggccacctTGGGCCGGTCACCGGGCATCCACCGGCCGAGCTTGGCGGAGAGAAAAGCCATGTCGTCCGAGTCGTTCCAtcggtcggcggcgcgctggGCGAAGGCGCGTGAAAGGGCGGCAAAGCGTCGGCAGTTGCCGTCGTTGGGGAAgagcgtctcgtcggcgggcgAGCGGGTGACGATGGTCAAGGGCGGGAGGTCACGGTCACGAGTGTGAGACGGATACATGCCCTGGAGGGCTTGCTGCATCGATTCGAGGGCTCGGGGGATGGGCGTGGCACGCAGATAGATGAAGTCGGCGCTCTTGAAGGCGGCGGGGAGGAAGCCGAGCTGGTCGACATACAGCCTTCGCAGCCTCTGGCCAAGCTGAAAGGTTGTCTCTCGCCCGCGGTCGGTCAGCATGCCCATGTCGCAGATGTTGTCGACATCTCCGTTGGGGCCCTCGGCAAGGACGGGGGCGTCGTGGGCGCCAAAGGTCTCGAGCCGACGCTTCCACTGCAAGGTGGACAACGACTTGCCagggtcgaggacggcggaaCGCAGTTGGCCAACGGCAGAACAGTAGGGCCAGAAGGGCGGCAGGCCGGTGTTTGTGAAACGAGCATGGATGGGCGTGCGCTCGCCGTGGCGGAGGAAGACCTGGACCTGTTGAAGGCGGAGCTGGGGAGGATAGAGGGCCGCGAGCTCGGCTTCAGCATAGGGCGGTCTCGGCTCCAGGGTGGACATTGCTC includes these proteins:
- a CDS encoding acid phosphatase, which codes for MSTLEPRPPYAEAELAALYPPQLRLQQVQVFLRHGERTPIHARFTNTGLPPFWPYCSAVGQLRSAVLDPGKSLSTLQWKRRLETFGAHDAPVLAEGPNGDVDNICDMGMLTDRGRETTFQLGQRLRRLYVDQLGFLPAAFKSADFIYLRATPIPRALESMQQALQGMYPSHTRDRDLPPLTIVTRSPADETLFPNDGNCRRFAALSRAFAQRAADRWNDSDDMAFLSAKLGRWMPGDRPKVAVDARPRLSGILDTISATKAHGPQTKLPAEFYDPKVEHALGKIAVEEWFAGYKESREYRMLGIGALLGDVVSRMVGSAEQGIVDERLEGMGNLRRNAMTPRFSLNGCHDTTLAATLASLGAFETDAWPPFTSHIAFELFSSADGSTPGSPSRWPAFLGRVGMRSPGIGRKTTADLTNSEKQSLEGYYVRIRYNDSPVTVPGCRVQGNHLPGDESFCTLEAFKAVVDKFTPQNWRKQCRTGLGEPAFPTKPEPAGY